Within the Streptomyces sp. NBC_00353 genome, the region CGTTCTTCTCCGTTCGGTGCAGAACGCCGACGATGCCCGAGGTCTCGGCCGCGAGCCGGTCCGCCACCTCGCCCGTACCGTCGGGCGAATTGTCGTCCACCACGAGAATATGCAGGTTCGGTACGTGCAGATCTGTGAGCAGATCGACGAGGACGGGCAGGTTCGTCCGCTCGTTGTAGGTGGGGACGACCACCACGACCTTCGGGGAAGTCTTCTCCACGACCATTCCCTTGCGTTCTCAGGCGTTTGCCGGTGATTCACGCTCTTGATCCGCGCGAGCCTAGCAGTCGGGAACGGCGCCTCCGCGAGTTCGCCCGGGCAGCTGCGCGCATCGCACCGGCCGCCCGATCCGCAAGACAGCTGCTGTCGCCGAGGCGATACGGGCCCGGCAGAAGTCGATACGCGCGCCCCACTTACTTCAAGGGCCCGAAGCGATGAAAAAAGGCCATCTCGATTCCGCACGCGCCGTGCGGGAACAGGGCTGAATCTTCCCGGACTTCCCGGGTTCTGGGTACGCTGACGAGAGCGCAGACCCGGGTCCGTTGCACCCTTTCGCCGCCGAATCGGAGTGCGCCATCAACCTTCCGCAGACTCCGGCCGCTCTGCGCGCGACGCGCCGTCCCGAGAGACGCCACGAACCGGGTTCGCAACGGGACTCCGCGCCACTGTCCCGATACCGGGCCGGCTTATTGCCCGCGCTGCTGGCACTGCTGATGGGCCTCTGGGGGATCCGTCGCGAGAACTCCATGTGGCGCGACGAGTCGGTGACGTACCAGGTCGCCCATCGAAGCCTCTCCGAGATCTGGCATCTGCTCGGCAATGCCGATGCGGTGCACGGCCTCTACTACTTCTTCATGCACGCGCTGTTCGCCGTGGGGGGCGACAGTCTTGCGACACTCCGGCTCCCGTCGGTGCTCGCGACTTCGGTGTCCGCCTTTCTGGTGGCGTCTACCGGAAGCCGCCTCGTGGGCCCCCGTACCGGACTCATCGGCGGTCTCGCCTTCGCTCTCCTGCCCATGGTCCAGATGTACGCGCAGGAGGGCCGCTCCTACGCAATGGTGTGCACGCTCATCGCCCTCTCCACCTATCTGCTCGTCGGCGCCGTCGACAATTCCTCCCGCCGGCGGTGGACCGCGTACGCACTCACCGTCGTCGCCGCCGGATGGCTCCACGAATTCGCGGTCCTCGCCCTGCCCGCCCACGGCCTGACGCTGTACCTCGCGCGGCTGCCCCGTGCGCTGATGCGGTCCTGGGCGGTCGCCGCAGGACTGTCCGTGGCCGCGGTCGCCCCGCTCGCCCTCCTGTCCACGGACCAGTCGGGGCAGGTCTCCTGGATCGGGTGGCCGCATCCGGGCGAATGGCTCGTCATCGCGGCCGTCACCCTCGTCGGCGTGCTCTGCGCCGGGTACGCGACGAAGCCGGCGGAACCGGCCACGGCTACGAGGGCTCGGGCGGGCGTGCTCCGTCTGGTCAGGCTGACCCTCCCGCTGCTGATCGTCCCCACGGCCACGCTCCTCCTCGCCTCTCTCCACGACCCGATGTACCTGGACCGCTATGTCCTCTACTCCCAGCTCGCCCTG harbors:
- a CDS encoding glycosyltransferase family 39 protein — encoded protein: MPALLALLMGLWGIRRENSMWRDESVTYQVAHRSLSEIWHLLGNADAVHGLYYFFMHALFAVGGDSLATLRLPSVLATSVSAFLVASTGSRLVGPRTGLIGGLAFALLPMVQMYAQEGRSYAMVCTLIALSTYLLVGAVDNSSRRRWTAYALTVVAAGWLHEFAVLALPAHGLTLYLARLPRALMRSWAVAAGLSVAAVAPLALLSTDQSGQVSWIGWPHPGEWLVIAAVTLVGVLCAGYATKPAEPATATRARAGVLRLVRLTLPLLIVPTATLLLASLHDPMYLDRYVLYSQLALALLIGVAVDRLWDAAGRTVRPAASRSRAAAFGIAAAGVAAALLPVTLQMRTPDSRKDNVTAIAAQVRTMAPDDAGVLFMPSRRREWALSHPDDFRGLTDLALQRGPRADNTLEGTEFSADRIRVRLRAFDRIVALTDPPGQPEDAFPEEAVKRDVLRQEFVVCRRVQAKGGQVTLYARPGRC